The following are encoded together in the Microbispora sp. ZYX-F-249 genome:
- the cobO gene encoding cob(I)yrinic acid a,c-diamide adenosyltransferase produces the protein MPQGRPASVPDDGLTTRARRNRPLVIVHTGEMKGKSTAAFGLALRAWNQGWPVGVFQFVKSAKWRVGEEAALRALGRLHQQTGEGGPVTWHKMGEGWSWIRRPGTEADHAADAREGWAQIKRDLAAETYGLYVLDEFTYPLKWGWVDVDDVVETLRERPGRQHVVITGRDADPRLVEAADLVVEMTKVKHPMDAGQKGQRGIEW, from the coding sequence ATGCCGCAGGGCAGACCGGCGAGCGTGCCGGACGACGGGCTGACCACGCGCGCGCGGCGCAACCGCCCGCTGGTCATCGTGCACACCGGGGAGATGAAGGGGAAGTCGACGGCCGCCTTCGGCCTGGCGCTGCGCGCCTGGAACCAGGGCTGGCCCGTCGGGGTGTTCCAGTTCGTCAAGAGCGCCAAGTGGCGGGTCGGCGAGGAGGCCGCGCTGCGCGCCCTCGGCCGGCTGCACCAGCAGACCGGCGAGGGCGGGCCGGTGACCTGGCACAAGATGGGCGAGGGCTGGTCGTGGATCCGGCGGCCCGGCACCGAGGCCGACCACGCCGCCGACGCCCGCGAGGGCTGGGCGCAGATCAAGCGCGACCTCGCCGCCGAGACCTACGGCCTGTACGTCCTGGACGAGTTCACCTATCCCCTCAAATGGGGCTGGGTCGACGTGGACGACGTGGTCGAGACCCTGCGGGAGCGGCCCGGCCGCCAGCACGTGGTGATCACCGGCCGCGACGCCGATCCCCGCCTGGTGGAGGCCGCCGACCTCGTGGTGGAGATGACCAAGGTCAAGCACCCGATGGACGCGGGGCAGAAGGGCCAGAGGGGCATCGAATGGTGA
- the cobI gene encoding precorrin-2 C(20)-methyltransferase has product MRPVLTGVGVGPGDPDLVTVKAVRVLREADVVVVPVADTGEQGRAERIVRAHTGRDVLRLEFALTDGPRRDAAWDAAGAAVAAAYGRGARTVAFATIGDPNVYSTFTYLAETVRGLLPELEVRTVPGVTAMQALAASSGTVLVEGRESLALMPLTAGLDALRAALDAHDTVVAYKGGRMLPGVLAAVRESGRLAGAVYGASLGLPEEDVRPAAGLDPAGTGPYLSALLVTRERTGRGGRL; this is encoded by the coding sequence ATGAGGCCCGTGCTGACCGGGGTGGGCGTCGGCCCAGGCGACCCCGACCTGGTGACGGTGAAGGCCGTGCGCGTGCTGCGCGAGGCCGACGTGGTCGTGGTGCCGGTGGCCGACACCGGCGAGCAGGGCCGCGCCGAGCGGATCGTCCGCGCCCACACCGGCCGCGACGTGCTGCGTCTGGAGTTCGCCCTCACCGACGGGCCGCGCCGCGACGCCGCCTGGGACGCGGCGGGGGCGGCCGTCGCCGCCGCGTACGGGCGCGGGGCGCGGACCGTCGCCTTCGCGACGATCGGCGACCCGAACGTCTACAGCACCTTCACCTACCTGGCCGAGACCGTGCGCGGGCTCCTGCCGGAGCTGGAGGTCCGCACGGTCCCCGGCGTGACCGCCATGCAGGCGCTCGCGGCGAGCAGCGGGACCGTCCTGGTCGAGGGCCGGGAGTCGCTGGCGCTGATGCCGCTGACGGCGGGACTGGACGCCCTGCGCGCGGCCCTCGACGCCCACGACACCGTCGTCGCCTACAAGGGAGGGCGCATGCTGCCGGGAGTGCTGGCCGCCGTCCGCGAGTCCGGCCGGCTGGCCGGCGCGGTGTACGGCGCGTCGCTCGGGCTGCCGGAGGAGGACGTGCGGCCCGCCGCCGGGCTCGATCCGGCCGGGACCGGGCCGTACCTGTCGGCGCTGCTGGTCACCCGGGAGCGTACGGGTCGGGGAGGCCGGTTGTGA
- a CDS encoding cobyric acid synthase, which translates to MPAGGGLLVAGTTSDAGKSVLVAGLCRWLARRGVRVAPFKAQNMALNSMVTADGGEIGRAQAMQAAAARVEPEAAMNPVLIKPAGERHSHVVVLGRAHADVDALSYRDHKMRLLDVALDALDGLRRRYDVVICEGAGSPAEVNLRDRDIANMGLARAAGLPALVVGDIDRGGVLAHFAGTLAVLDRHDQRHIAGFVVNKFRGDLALLRPGLDWLAAATGRPCLGVLPWRSGLWLDVEDSLDLDSRPGLLTPPVGREVLRVALVRLPRMSNVTDADALAAEPGVSVRLVTTPAELADADLVVLPGTRATVGDLAWLRERGLDEALRRRAAEGGPVLGICGGFQMLGTVIDDDVESRAGRVPGLGLLPARTAYAPDKVLALARGEWRGHAVAGYRIHHGRVTAEGGEPFLDGCRAGAVWGTTWHGLFERDGFRRAFLAEVAAAAGRDWLPGTGTFAAHREARLDALGDLVEEHLDTDAVWRLIERGVPTGLPTAEITLREARP; encoded by the coding sequence GTGCCCGCCGGTGGCGGCCTGCTCGTGGCGGGCACGACCTCCGATGCCGGAAAGAGCGTCCTGGTGGCCGGCCTGTGCCGGTGGCTGGCCCGGCGCGGCGTACGGGTCGCGCCGTTCAAGGCGCAGAACATGGCGCTCAACTCGATGGTCACCGCCGACGGCGGCGAGATCGGGCGGGCCCAGGCGATGCAGGCGGCGGCGGCCCGCGTCGAGCCCGAGGCCGCGATGAACCCGGTGCTGATCAAACCGGCCGGGGAGCGGCACTCCCACGTGGTCGTGCTCGGCCGGGCGCACGCCGACGTGGACGCGCTGTCCTACCGCGACCACAAGATGCGCCTGCTCGACGTCGCCCTCGACGCGCTGGACGGCCTGCGCCGCCGCTACGACGTGGTGATCTGCGAGGGCGCGGGCAGCCCGGCCGAGGTCAACCTGCGCGACCGCGACATCGCCAACATGGGCCTGGCCCGCGCCGCCGGCCTGCCCGCGCTGGTCGTGGGCGACATCGACAGGGGCGGCGTGCTCGCGCACTTCGCCGGCACCCTCGCCGTGCTCGACCGGCACGACCAGCGGCACATCGCGGGGTTCGTGGTCAACAAGTTCCGCGGCGACCTCGCGCTGCTGCGGCCGGGGCTCGACTGGCTGGCGGCGGCGACGGGCCGCCCGTGTCTGGGCGTGCTGCCGTGGCGGTCCGGGCTCTGGCTCGACGTGGAGGACTCCCTCGACCTCGACAGCCGTCCCGGCCTGCTCACCCCGCCGGTCGGGCGTGAGGTCCTGCGCGTGGCTCTCGTACGGCTGCCGCGGATGTCCAACGTCACCGACGCCGACGCGCTGGCCGCCGAACCGGGGGTGAGCGTGCGCCTGGTCACCACCCCCGCCGAGCTCGCCGACGCCGACCTCGTCGTGCTGCCCGGCACCCGCGCCACCGTCGGCGACCTCGCCTGGCTGCGCGAGCGCGGCCTGGACGAGGCGCTGCGCCGCCGCGCCGCCGAGGGCGGCCCGGTGCTCGGCATCTGCGGCGGTTTCCAGATGCTCGGCACGGTCATCGACGACGACGTGGAGAGCCGCGCGGGCCGCGTGCCCGGCCTCGGCCTGCTGCCGGCCCGCACGGCGTACGCGCCGGACAAGGTGCTCGCGCTCGCGCGGGGCGAATGGCGGGGCCACGCGGTGGCGGGCTACCGGATCCACCACGGCCGGGTCACGGCGGAGGGCGGCGAGCCGTTCCTGGACGGCTGCCGCGCCGGGGCGGTGTGGGGCACGACGTGGCACGGCCTGTTCGAGCGCGACGGCTTCCGCCGGGCCTTCCTCGCCGAGGTCGCCGCCGCGGCCGGACGGGATTGGCTGCCGGGGACCGGCACGTTCGCCGCGCACCGGGAGGCCCGTCTCGACGCGCTGGGCGACCTCGTCGAGGAGCACCTGGACACCGACGCCGTGTGGCGGCTGATCGAGCGCGGCGTGCCCACCGGCCTGCCCACTGCCGAGATCACGTTGCGGGAGGCGCGCCCATGA
- a CDS encoding putative cobaltochelatase: protein MTLYPFSAVVGHDDLKLALLLNAVSPAIGGVLVRGEKGTAKSTVVRSLAALLPEVAVVAGCRFSCDPAAPDPSCPDGPHESGPPPRTRPARLAELPVGASEDRVAGSLDLERALTEGVKAFEPGLLAAAHRGVLYVDEVNLLHDHLVDLLLDAAAMGVAHVEREGVSVRHAARFLLVGTMNPEEGELRPQLLDRFGLAVEVRASRDPAERAEVVRRRLAFDAGPAGFAAAYAGGERDLALRIAAARERLPGVALPDAALRGITAVCAAFDVEGMRADLVMARTAVALAAWEGRDEVTSDDVRTAARLALPHRRRRDPFDDPLDDRGHGLDEERLEKALSEAPSEGEEGPDDDGPGGGGASGGDADGDADGGGGSGGAATSRPVQPGAPYRTRLLAPAAVGRGGPAGRRGRTTGESGRTVGARVPAGRLRLLDLPATLAAAAPHQRGRGRTGPGLVLRRDDLREAVREGRESNLVLFCVDASGSMAARARMRAVKGAVLSLLLDAYQRRDKVGLVTFRGEDAAVALPPTSSVELASDRLARLPTGGRTPLAAGLRRAERVLAAERLRDPRRRALLVVVTDGRHTYGPDPAGAARRLAGVTSVVVDCEHGPVRLGLAGRLAAALGGTAIRLEELGADHLAAVVRDVRRVA, encoded by the coding sequence GTGACCCTGTACCCCTTTTCCGCGGTCGTCGGGCACGACGACCTCAAGCTGGCGCTGCTGCTCAACGCCGTGTCGCCCGCGATCGGCGGCGTGCTCGTGCGGGGCGAGAAGGGCACGGCGAAGTCGACCGTGGTGCGGTCGCTCGCGGCGCTGCTGCCCGAGGTGGCGGTGGTGGCGGGCTGCCGGTTCTCCTGCGACCCCGCCGCGCCCGACCCGTCCTGCCCCGACGGCCCGCACGAGAGCGGCCCGCCCCCGCGGACGCGCCCCGCCCGGCTGGCCGAGCTTCCGGTGGGCGCGTCGGAGGACCGGGTCGCCGGGTCCCTCGACCTGGAACGGGCGCTGACCGAGGGCGTCAAGGCCTTCGAGCCGGGCCTGCTGGCCGCGGCCCACCGCGGCGTGCTCTACGTGGACGAGGTCAACCTGCTCCACGACCACCTGGTGGACCTCCTGCTCGACGCGGCGGCGATGGGCGTGGCCCACGTGGAGCGCGAGGGCGTGTCGGTCCGCCACGCCGCCCGCTTCCTGCTGGTCGGCACGATGAACCCCGAGGAGGGCGAGCTGCGCCCGCAACTGCTCGACCGCTTCGGCCTGGCCGTCGAGGTCCGCGCCTCCCGCGACCCCGCCGAGCGGGCGGAGGTGGTGCGCCGCCGTCTCGCGTTCGACGCCGGCCCGGCCGGTTTCGCCGCGGCGTACGCCGGCGGCGAGCGCGATCTCGCCCTGCGCATCGCGGCGGCGCGCGAGCGGCTGCCCGGCGTGGCGCTTCCCGACGCCGCGCTGCGCGGGATCACGGCGGTGTGCGCGGCCTTCGACGTCGAGGGGATGCGCGCCGACCTCGTGATGGCGCGCACGGCGGTCGCCCTGGCCGCGTGGGAGGGCAGGGACGAGGTCACCTCCGACGACGTCCGAACGGCCGCCCGGCTGGCGCTCCCCCATCGGCGCCGCCGCGACCCGTTCGACGACCCCCTTGACGACCGGGGCCACGGCCTCGACGAGGAACGGCTGGAAAAGGCGCTGTCGGAGGCTCCTTCCGAGGGCGAGGAGGGTCCCGACGACGACGGGCCGGGCGGCGGAGGCGCGTCCGGCGGTGATGCCGACGGTGATGCCGACGGCGGTGGCGGGTCCGGAGGCGCCGCGACGTCCCGGCCCGTCCAGCCGGGAGCGCCCTATCGGACCCGGCTCCTCGCTCCCGCCGCGGTCGGCCGGGGCGGGCCCGCCGGACGGCGCGGGCGCACCACGGGAGAGTCCGGCCGCACCGTCGGCGCCCGCGTCCCGGCCGGGCGGCTGCGGCTGCTGGACCTGCCGGCGACGCTGGCCGCCGCCGCGCCCCACCAGCGCGGGCGCGGCCGTACCGGTCCCGGCCTCGTGCTGCGCCGCGACGACCTGCGCGAAGCCGTACGCGAGGGACGCGAGTCGAACCTCGTGCTGTTCTGCGTGGACGCCAGCGGCTCGATGGCCGCCCGCGCCCGGATGCGCGCCGTCAAGGGCGCCGTGCTGTCCCTGCTGCTGGACGCCTACCAGCGCCGCGACAAGGTCGGCCTGGTGACCTTCCGGGGCGAGGACGCGGCGGTCGCGCTGCCGCCGACCTCCAGCGTCGAGCTGGCCTCCGACCGGCTGGCCCGGCTGCCCACCGGCGGGCGCACCCCGCTGGCCGCCGGGCTGCGCCGGGCGGAACGGGTGCTGGCCGCCGAGCGGCTGCGCGATCCCCGCCGCCGCGCGCTGCTCGTGGTCGTCACCGACGGGCGGCACACCTACGGCCCCGACCCGGCCGGCGCCGCCCGGCGGCTGGCCGGGGTCACGAGCGTCGTCGTCGACTGCGAGCACGGCCCCGTACGGCTCGGCCTGGCCGGGCGGCTCGCCGCCGCGCTGGGCGGGACGGCGATCCGGCTGGAGGAGCTGGGGGCCGATCACCTGGCCGCGGTCGTGCGTGACGTCAGGAGGGTGGCCTAG
- the cobM gene encoding precorrin-4 C(11)-methyltransferase has translation MSGPALRGKVAFVGAGPGAPDLLTLRGAAAIAAADVVVWAASLVHPGVLDHARAGARIVDSAAVPLEEVVAVYEEAARDGLLVARVHSGDPALWGAVQEQLDRCAALGLETEVVPGVSSFTAVAAAVRRELTVPEVAQSVVLTRLEGGKTPMPQGETVREFAAHGTTMALFLSAARSAQLQQELLAGGYPPQTPCVVGYRVTWEDELVLRCRLDELAATVRAHRLWKHTLVLVGPALEAHGTRSHLYHPGHFHGHRRSEPAARRELRGAR, from the coding sequence GTGAGCGGGCCTGCTTTGAGGGGCAAGGTCGCCTTCGTCGGCGCGGGGCCGGGCGCGCCCGACCTGCTCACCCTGCGCGGCGCGGCGGCCATCGCGGCGGCCGACGTCGTGGTCTGGGCCGCCAGCCTGGTCCACCCCGGTGTGCTCGACCACGCCCGGGCCGGCGCCCGGATCGTCGACTCCGCCGCGGTGCCCCTGGAGGAGGTCGTCGCCGTGTACGAGGAGGCGGCCCGCGACGGGCTGCTCGTGGCCCGCGTGCACTCCGGCGACCCCGCCCTGTGGGGAGCGGTGCAGGAACAGCTCGACCGGTGCGCCGCGCTCGGCCTGGAGACCGAGGTCGTGCCGGGAGTCTCCAGCTTCACCGCCGTCGCCGCCGCCGTACGGCGGGAGCTGACCGTGCCGGAGGTCGCGCAGTCGGTCGTGCTCACCCGCCTCGAGGGCGGCAAGACGCCGATGCCCCAGGGCGAGACCGTGCGGGAGTTCGCCGCGCACGGCACGACGATGGCGCTGTTCCTGTCGGCGGCCCGCTCGGCGCAGCTGCAGCAGGAGCTGCTGGCGGGCGGCTACCCGCCGCAGACGCCCTGCGTGGTGGGCTACCGGGTCACCTGGGAGGACGAGCTGGTGCTGCGCTGCCGCCTGGACGAGCTGGCGGCGACCGTGCGCGCCCACCGGCTCTGGAAGCACACGCTGGTGCTGGTCGGGCCCGCGCTGGAGGCCCACGGGACGCGCTCGCACCTCTACCACCCGGGCCACTTCCACGGCCACCGCCGCTCCGAGCCCGCGGCGCGGCGCGAGCTGCGAGGCGCGCGATGA
- the cobN gene encoding cobaltochelatase subunit CobN, translating to MPTMLLLSTADTELLAATRGGAGWRVANPARTAPGEVPALLDGVDAVVVRLLGGRRSWPEGLDAVLAAGLPTVVLGGEQAPDAALMALSTVPSGVAAQALAYLAEGGPDNLAELRRFLSDTLLLTGEGFAPPRPAPEYGVRPGRERRKGRPLVGVIYYRVHELSGNTAFVDTLCDAVEAAGADVLPVFCGSLRGAGDDLLDLLRPVDALVVTVLAAGGAVAAAASAGGDEDAWDAGALAALDVPVLQALCLTTPRSVWADSDAGLSPLDAAMQVAVPEFDGRLVTVPFSFKEDGPDGVPIYVADPERCARVAALAVAHARLRHVPNGGKRLAIVLSSYPTRHSRVGNAVGLDTPASAVVLLRALRAAGYDVGDAPDDGDALIHALIAAGGHDVEWLTEEQLEAAPARVPLDAYREWFATLPAELGAAVTAHWGPPPGSLYVDGTDIVLAALRFGNVMLAIQPPRGFGENPVAVYHDPDLPPSHHYLAAYWWLAREFGAHAVVHLGKHGTLEWLPGKGLGLSASCAPDAALGALPLVYPFIVNDPGEGTQAKRRAHATVVDHLIPPMARADSYGDLARLEQLLDEHATVAALDPAKLPAVRARIWTLIQAAQLHHDLHVDERPQDAEFDDFLLHVDGYLCEIKDAQIRDGLHILGQVHTGEARVNLVLAVLRARQVWAGAAGALPGLREALGLADTAATAEVDAFESEARRLVQAMEDHGWDPAAAGAVTDLPEVARVLRFAAEEVVPRLDRTTDEVAHVLHALDGGYVPAGPSGSPTRGLVNVLPTGRNFYSVDPKAIPSRLAWETGSALAASLVERYRADTGAWPRTVGLTVWGTSAMRTQGDDIAEIMALLGVRPEWDDASRRVTGFAVMTAEELGRPRVDVVVRISGFFRDAFPHVVTLLDEAVRTVAALDEPAQVNPLRAHVHADLARHGDERRATSRVFGSKPGAYGAGLLPLIDARNWRDDADLAEVYAVWGGYAYGRGLDGREARTDMETAFRRIDVAAKNQDNREHDIADSDDYFQYHGGMVAMVRHLTGTSPAAYVGDSHVPDAVRTRTLGEETRRVFRSRVVNPRWIAAMRRHGYKGAFEMAATVDYLFGFDATAGVVDDWMYESLAASYVFDPQVREFMRASNPWALRGIAERLLEAADRGLWAEPSPETLDGLRATYLEMEGDLEAGK from the coding sequence ATGCCGACGATGCTGCTGCTGTCCACCGCCGACACCGAGCTGCTCGCCGCGACCCGTGGCGGGGCGGGCTGGCGGGTCGCCAACCCCGCGCGTACGGCCCCCGGGGAGGTGCCCGCGCTGCTGGACGGCGTGGACGCCGTCGTCGTCCGGCTGCTCGGCGGCAGGCGCTCGTGGCCCGAGGGACTCGACGCCGTGCTGGCCGCCGGGCTGCCCACGGTCGTGCTCGGCGGCGAGCAGGCCCCGGACGCCGCGCTGATGGCGCTGTCCACCGTGCCGTCGGGGGTCGCGGCCCAGGCACTCGCCTATCTGGCCGAGGGCGGGCCGGACAACCTTGCGGAGCTGCGGCGCTTCCTGTCCGACACGCTCCTGCTGACCGGCGAGGGCTTCGCGCCGCCCCGGCCCGCTCCCGAGTACGGCGTGCGGCCCGGCCGGGAGCGCCGGAAAGGCCGCCCGCTGGTCGGGGTGATCTATTACCGGGTCCACGAGCTGTCGGGCAACACGGCGTTCGTCGACACACTGTGCGACGCGGTCGAGGCGGCGGGCGCCGACGTGCTGCCGGTCTTCTGCGGGTCGCTGCGCGGGGCGGGCGACGACCTGCTCGACCTGCTGCGGCCGGTGGACGCGCTGGTCGTCACCGTGCTGGCCGCGGGCGGCGCGGTGGCCGCCGCCGCGAGCGCGGGCGGCGACGAGGACGCCTGGGACGCCGGGGCGCTCGCCGCCCTCGACGTGCCGGTGCTGCAGGCGCTGTGCCTGACCACTCCCCGCTCGGTCTGGGCGGACTCGGACGCCGGCCTGTCCCCGCTGGACGCCGCGATGCAGGTGGCGGTGCCCGAGTTCGACGGCCGCCTCGTCACCGTGCCGTTCTCGTTCAAGGAGGACGGGCCCGACGGCGTGCCGATCTACGTCGCCGACCCCGAGCGGTGCGCCCGCGTGGCCGCCCTCGCGGTCGCGCACGCCCGGCTGCGCCACGTGCCCAACGGCGGCAAGCGGCTGGCGATCGTCCTGTCGTCCTACCCCACCCGGCACTCCCGGGTCGGCAACGCCGTCGGGCTCGACACCCCCGCCTCCGCCGTGGTGCTGCTGCGGGCCCTGCGCGCGGCCGGATACGACGTGGGCGACGCGCCGGACGACGGCGACGCGCTGATCCACGCCCTGATCGCGGCCGGGGGCCACGACGTGGAGTGGCTCACCGAGGAGCAGCTGGAGGCCGCCCCGGCCCGGGTGCCGCTGGACGCCTACCGGGAGTGGTTCGCGACGCTGCCCGCCGAGCTGGGCGCGGCCGTGACCGCCCACTGGGGCCCGCCGCCCGGCTCCCTCTACGTGGACGGGACCGACATCGTGCTGGCGGCGCTGCGGTTCGGCAACGTCATGCTCGCCATCCAGCCGCCCAGGGGGTTCGGCGAGAACCCGGTCGCCGTCTACCACGACCCCGACCTGCCGCCGAGCCACCACTACCTCGCGGCGTACTGGTGGCTGGCCCGCGAGTTCGGCGCGCACGCCGTCGTCCACCTCGGCAAGCACGGCACGCTGGAGTGGCTGCCGGGCAAGGGGCTCGGGCTGTCGGCGTCGTGCGCGCCCGACGCCGCGCTCGGCGCGCTGCCGCTGGTCTACCCGTTCATCGTCAACGACCCCGGCGAGGGCACCCAGGCCAAGCGCCGGGCGCACGCGACCGTCGTCGACCACCTGATCCCGCCGATGGCCCGGGCCGACTCCTACGGCGACCTCGCCCGGCTGGAGCAGCTGCTGGACGAGCACGCCACCGTCGCCGCCCTCGACCCGGCCAAGCTGCCGGCCGTACGGGCGCGGATCTGGACGCTCATCCAGGCCGCCCAGCTCCACCACGACCTGCACGTGGACGAGCGGCCGCAGGACGCGGAGTTCGACGACTTCCTGCTGCACGTGGACGGCTACCTGTGCGAGATCAAGGACGCCCAGATCCGCGACGGCCTCCACATCCTGGGCCAGGTCCACACCGGGGAGGCCCGGGTCAACCTCGTGCTCGCCGTGCTGCGCGCCCGGCAGGTCTGGGCCGGCGCCGCCGGGGCCCTGCCCGGCCTGCGCGAGGCCCTCGGACTCGCCGACACCGCCGCCACGGCCGAGGTGGACGCGTTCGAGAGCGAGGCGCGGCGGCTGGTCCAGGCCATGGAGGACCACGGCTGGGACCCGGCGGCGGCCGGCGCGGTCACGGACCTGCCGGAGGTCGCCCGGGTGCTGCGCTTCGCCGCCGAGGAGGTCGTGCCGCGGCTCGACCGGACCACCGACGAAGTGGCGCACGTGCTGCACGCGCTCGACGGCGGATACGTGCCCGCCGGACCGTCCGGGTCGCCCACGCGCGGGCTGGTCAACGTGCTGCCGACCGGCCGCAACTTCTACTCCGTCGATCCCAAGGCGATCCCGTCGCGGCTGGCGTGGGAGACCGGCTCCGCGCTCGCGGCCTCACTGGTCGAGCGCTACCGCGCCGACACCGGCGCCTGGCCGCGCACGGTCGGCCTGACGGTCTGGGGCACCAGCGCGATGCGCACCCAGGGCGACGACATCGCCGAGATCATGGCCCTGCTCGGGGTGCGGCCGGAGTGGGACGACGCCTCCCGCCGGGTGACCGGCTTCGCGGTCATGACGGCCGAGGAGCTCGGCCGCCCCCGGGTGGACGTGGTGGTGCGCATCAGCGGCTTCTTCCGCGACGCGTTCCCCCACGTCGTGACGCTGCTGGACGAGGCCGTGCGGACGGTCGCCGCGCTGGACGAGCCCGCCCAGGTCAACCCGCTGCGCGCGCACGTCCACGCCGACCTCGCCCGGCACGGCGACGAGCGCCGCGCCACCAGCCGCGTCTTCGGTTCCAAACCCGGCGCGTACGGCGCGGGCCTGCTGCCGCTCATCGACGCCCGCAACTGGCGCGACGACGCCGACCTCGCCGAGGTGTACGCCGTATGGGGCGGCTACGCCTACGGCCGGGGCCTGGACGGCCGGGAGGCCCGCACGGACATGGAGACGGCGTTCCGGCGCATCGACGTGGCGGCCAAGAACCAGGACAACCGCGAGCACGACATCGCCGACTCCGACGACTACTTCCAGTACCACGGCGGGATGGTGGCCATGGTCCGCCACCTGACCGGCACGTCCCCCGCGGCGTACGTCGGCGACTCGCACGTCCCCGACGCGGTGCGCACCCGGACGCTGGGCGAGGAGACGCGGCGGGTGTTCCGGTCGCGGGTGGTCAACCCGCGCTGGATCGCGGCGATGCGGCGGCACGGCTACAAGGGGGCGTTCGAGATGGCGGCCACGGTGGACTACCTGTTCGGGTTCGACGCCACGGCCGGGGTGGTGGACGACTGGATGTACGAGTCGCTCGCCGCCTCCTACGTCTTCGACCCGCAGGTGCGGGAGTTCATGCGGGCGTCCAACCCCTGGGCGCTGCGCGGCATCGCCGAGCGGCTGCTGGAGGCGGCCGACCGGGGCCTGTGGGCCGAGCCGTCGCCGGAGACCCTCGACGGCCTGCGTGCGACGTATCTGGAGATGGAAGGCGACCTGGAGGCGGGCAAGTGA
- a CDS encoding cobyrinate a,c-diamide synthase, with product MVNLPRLVVAAPASGTGKTTVATGLMAALAARGLAVSPHKVGPDYIDPGYHALATGRPGRNLDAFLVGEDLVAPLFAHGARGADVAIVEGVMGLFDGRGPTSEASTAHVARLLGAPVLLVVDASSQSASVAALVHGFATFDPSVRIAGVVLNRVGSARHEEILREALRPLGIPVAGALPRDAAVHVPSRHLGLVPAAERDAQARRAVAALGALVERHCDLDLVLRLASAAPPLPAAPWSAADAVGSPVPGRPVVAVAAGAAFTFSYAETAELLSAAGAEVAHVDPLRDEALPPGTRALVIGGGFPEVHAADLAANSPLREQVARLAARGLPIAAECAGLLYLAASLDGAPMCGVLPVEARMTERLTLGYREAVRPDGTVVRAHEFHRTACSPPAGESPAYVLPRREGFVRGGVHASYLHPHWAGTPRLARDLVTGAAA from the coding sequence ATGGTGAACCTCCCCCGGCTCGTCGTCGCCGCCCCGGCCTCGGGCACGGGCAAGACGACCGTGGCCACCGGGCTGATGGCGGCGCTGGCCGCGCGCGGGCTGGCCGTCTCGCCGCACAAGGTGGGCCCGGACTACATCGACCCCGGCTACCACGCGCTCGCCACCGGCCGTCCCGGCCGCAACCTCGACGCGTTCCTCGTCGGCGAGGACCTGGTGGCCCCGCTGTTCGCGCACGGCGCGCGCGGCGCGGACGTCGCGATCGTCGAAGGCGTGATGGGGCTGTTCGACGGGCGTGGTCCCACGTCCGAGGCGTCCACCGCGCACGTCGCCCGCCTGCTCGGCGCGCCCGTGCTGCTCGTGGTGGACGCGTCGTCCCAGTCGGCGTCCGTCGCGGCCCTCGTGCACGGCTTCGCCACCTTCGACCCGTCCGTACGGATCGCCGGGGTGGTGCTCAACCGGGTGGGCTCGGCCCGCCACGAGGAGATCCTCCGCGAGGCGCTGCGGCCGCTCGGCATCCCGGTGGCCGGGGCCCTGCCGCGCGACGCGGCCGTCCACGTGCCGTCGCGGCACCTCGGCCTGGTGCCCGCCGCCGAGCGCGACGCGCAGGCGCGGCGGGCCGTGGCCGCACTCGGGGCGCTGGTGGAGCGGCACTGCGACCTCGACCTCGTGCTGCGCCTGGCGTCGGCCGCGCCTCCGCTCCCGGCCGCCCCCTGGTCGGCCGCCGACGCGGTGGGCAGCCCGGTTCCCGGGCGGCCCGTGGTCGCGGTCGCCGCCGGCGCGGCGTTCACGTTCTCCTACGCCGAGACGGCCGAGCTGCTGAGCGCTGCCGGGGCCGAGGTGGCGCACGTGGACCCGCTGCGGGACGAGGCGCTGCCGCCGGGCACCCGGGCGCTGGTGATCGGCGGCGGCTTCCCCGAGGTCCACGCCGCCGACCTGGCCGCCAACAGCCCGCTGCGGGAACAGGTCGCCCGCCTCGCCGCCCGCGGCCTGCCGATCGCCGCCGAATGCGCGGGTCTGCTCTACCTGGCCGCCTCGCTCGACGGCGCGCCCATGTGCGGGGTGCTGCCGGTGGAGGCGCGGATGACCGAGCGGCTGACGCTCGGCTACCGCGAGGCCGTACGGCCAGACGGCACCGTCGTACGCGCCCACGAGTTCCACCGCACCGCCTGCTCTCCGCCGGCCGGGGAGTCCCCGGCGTACGTGCTGCCGAGGCGGGAGGGGTTCGTCCGGGGCGGCGTGCACGCCTCCTACCTCCACCCGCACTGGGCGGGGACGCCACGGCTGGCCCGCGACCTCGTGACGGGGGCTGCCGCATGA